A window from Sphingomonas bisphenolicum encodes these proteins:
- a CDS encoding xanthine dehydrogenase family protein molybdopterin-binding subunit — protein sequence MAAIIARDGIGAPLSRVEGLLKVTGKARYAAEYPATGLLHGVVVNAAIACGRITRIDDSAARAVAGVVDVLTHENRLEIASADKKFQDDVAPPGSPLRPLCDAQIHYNGQPVALVVAETFEAARYAASLVELSYEQAAHNTRFEVALAEKFVPRKKRSGYYPPKNRGDARSAFETAPVTIAGDYHKGAEHHNPMEMHASTVFFEGDGRLTVHDKTQGPQNVQAYLAGAFDLKADDVRVLNPFVGGAFGSGLRPQYNVYLAAMAALKLKRSVRVVLTRQQMFTHTHRPECLNSISLGAERDGALTAILTDATTLTSRFENYMETVVNWGMMNYACENAEGASFIAPVDTYTPGDMRAPGAATGMTQFEMAMDELSYAVGIDPLDLRVKNYSNIDAMNGTEFTSKALREAYAQGAQAFGWDRRSPQPRSMREGKELIGWGMATGMWDAMFSKCAVRATLKTDGTLEVASAMSDIGTGTYTVMTQVAADTLGLPASAITAKLGDSTLPLSPVEGGSWGAASVGAAVQLACHGVAARLAKAAVKMDGDPLAGAKLDDLLFENGTMRRRDGKGEAVPFTAAMEAAALDRIEVEKTAQPGPLDMVSLMRKSRNTHSAVFCEVRVDEELGVVRVTRVVSAIAAGRIINPKTARSQILGGVVMGIGAALHEESFLDHRLGRFMNHNYAEYHVPAHADIHDIEVIFVHEPDPEVTPLGVKGLGEIGIVGTAAAVANAIYHATGVRVRSLPVTIDKLLAD from the coding sequence ATGGCAGCCATCATCGCCCGCGACGGCATCGGCGCTCCGCTCAGCCGGGTCGAGGGTCTTCTCAAAGTGACCGGCAAGGCGCGCTATGCCGCCGAATATCCCGCCACTGGCCTCCTCCATGGGGTCGTGGTCAATGCCGCGATCGCGTGCGGGCGGATCACCCGGATCGACGACAGTGCCGCACGCGCGGTCGCAGGCGTCGTCGATGTGCTCACCCATGAAAATCGGCTGGAGATCGCATCCGCGGACAAGAAATTTCAGGATGACGTTGCCCCGCCCGGCTCGCCCTTGCGCCCCCTGTGCGACGCGCAGATCCACTATAATGGCCAGCCGGTCGCCCTCGTCGTCGCCGAGACATTCGAGGCGGCGCGCTATGCGGCAAGTCTCGTCGAGCTCAGCTACGAGCAGGCTGCGCACAATACCCGGTTCGAAGTCGCGCTTGCGGAAAAGTTCGTACCCAGGAAGAAGCGGTCAGGATATTATCCCCCCAAGAACCGCGGCGACGCGCGGTCGGCCTTCGAGACTGCACCGGTCACGATCGCCGGCGATTATCACAAGGGCGCCGAGCACCATAATCCCATGGAGATGCATGCCTCGACCGTCTTCTTCGAAGGAGACGGCAGGCTCACGGTTCATGACAAGACACAGGGTCCGCAGAATGTGCAGGCCTATCTGGCCGGCGCGTTCGACCTGAAGGCCGACGATGTCCGCGTGCTCAATCCCTTTGTCGGCGGCGCGTTCGGTTCGGGCCTGCGGCCACAATATAATGTTTATCTGGCGGCCATGGCCGCCTTGAAGCTGAAACGCTCGGTACGCGTCGTGCTCACCCGCCAGCAAATGTTTACCCATACGCACCGCCCCGAATGCCTCAACTCGATCTCGCTTGGTGCCGAGCGGGACGGGGCTCTGACAGCGATCCTGACCGACGCCACGACCCTGACGTCCAGGTTCGAGAATTACATGGAGACCGTCGTCAACTGGGGCATGATGAACTATGCCTGCGAGAACGCGGAAGGTGCCTCCTTTATCGCGCCGGTCGACACCTATACGCCTGGCGACATGCGCGCGCCCGGCGCGGCGACCGGCATGACACAATTCGAGATGGCGATGGACGAGCTGTCCTACGCGGTCGGCATCGATCCTCTCGACTTGCGGGTGAAGAATTACTCCAACATCGACGCGATGAACGGGACCGAGTTCACCAGCAAGGCTCTGCGCGAAGCCTATGCGCAGGGTGCCCAGGCTTTTGGATGGGACAGGCGCAGCCCGCAGCCGCGTTCGATGCGCGAAGGCAAGGAACTGATCGGCTGGGGCATGGCGACCGGAATGTGGGACGCGATGTTCTCCAAATGCGCGGTCCGTGCGACGCTCAAGACCGACGGCACGCTCGAAGTCGCAAGCGCGATGTCGGACATCGGCACGGGCACCTATACGGTGATGACCCAGGTCGCGGCGGATACGCTCGGACTACCGGCCTCGGCTATCACGGCAAAGCTCGGCGATTCCACCCTTCCGCTATCGCCGGTAGAGGGCGGCTCCTGGGGCGCGGCGTCAGTGGGCGCAGCGGTGCAGCTTGCCTGTCATGGCGTGGCCGCCCGGCTCGCCAAGGCTGCTGTGAAGATGGACGGCGATCCGCTCGCGGGCGCGAAGCTGGATGACCTGCTCTTCGAGAATGGGACCATGCGCCGCCGTGACGGCAAGGGGGAAGCGGTCCCCTTCACGGCGGCGATGGAGGCTGCGGCGCTGGACAGGATCGAGGTCGAGAAGACAGCGCAGCCTGGCCCCCTCGACATGGTCAGTCTGATGCGCAAGTCGCGCAACACCCATAGCGCGGTGTTCTGCGAGGTGCGGGTGGACGAGGAGCTGGGCGTCGTCCGTGTGACAAGAGTGGTGAGCGCGATCGCGGCCGGCAGGATCATCAACCCCAAGACCGCGCGCAGCCAGATACTTGGCGGGGTCGTGATGGGGATCGGCGCGGCGCTGCACGAGGAAAGCTTCCTCGATCACCGGCTCGGCCGGTTCATGAACCACAATTACGCGGAATATCATGTGCCTGCCCATGCCGACATCCACGATATCGAGGTGATCTTCGTCCACGAGCCGGACCCCGAAGTCACCCCGCTCGGCGTGAAGGGCCTGGGCGAGATCGGTATAGTCGGCACTGCGGCCGCAGTCGCAAATGCCATTTATCACGCGACCGGGGTGCGGGTACGCAGCCTGCCCGTCACGATCGACAAGCTGCTTGCGGACTGA
- a CDS encoding FAD binding domain-containing protein: MNRFGYARPTSIADAVRLAAKDGARYIAGGTNLVDLMKEHVERPTSVIDITRLPLGRIEEAEDGGLRLGALVPNADTAYDRRVQERYPLLSSAILAGASPQLRNAATNGGNLNQRTRCYYFYDTATACNKRVPGSGCGAIGGVNRIHAILGASDQCIATHPSDMCVALAALSAQVEVAGPDGVRTIAFADYHRLPGEDPARDNSLERGELVTAIILPHEDFTQNYTYLKLRDRLSYAFALVSVAAALRIEGARIAEARLALGGVAHKPWRLPHVEQLLVGREADEAVFRQVADALLDGAAGQGENDFKIPLARRAIVRALSQAAAGTPQSQTDKRVA; this comes from the coding sequence ATGAACCGCTTTGGCTATGCGCGGCCAACGTCGATCGCGGACGCCGTCAGGCTGGCTGCAAAGGACGGTGCGCGCTACATCGCGGGTGGCACGAACCTGGTCGATCTGATGAAGGAACATGTCGAACGGCCGACGAGCGTGATCGACATTACCCGGCTGCCTCTGGGCAGGATCGAGGAGGCTGAGGATGGGGGATTGAGGCTCGGTGCGCTCGTGCCCAACGCCGACACCGCCTATGACCGGCGCGTCCAGGAGCGTTACCCGCTCCTGTCGTCGGCGATCCTGGCGGGCGCCAGCCCCCAGCTGCGCAATGCCGCGACCAATGGCGGGAATCTCAACCAGCGCACGCGTTGCTACTATTTTTATGACACGGCGACCGCCTGCAACAAGCGGGTTCCGGGCTCTGGCTGCGGCGCGATCGGTGGGGTCAACCGCATCCATGCCATTCTGGGGGCTAGCGATCAGTGCATCGCAACCCACCCGTCGGACATGTGCGTCGCCCTGGCCGCGCTCTCGGCCCAGGTGGAAGTGGCCGGCCCGGACGGCGTGCGCACGATCGCGTTCGCCGACTATCATCGCCTGCCCGGCGAGGATCCCGCGCGCGACAACAGCCTCGAGCGCGGCGAGCTCGTCACGGCCATCATTCTTCCGCATGAGGATTTCACGCAGAACTACACCTATCTGAAGTTGCGCGACCGCTTGTCCTACGCCTTCGCGCTCGTGTCGGTGGCGGCGGCTCTGCGTATCGAGGGCGCCAGGATCGCCGAGGCGCGCCTCGCGCTTGGCGGCGTGGCGCACAAGCCCTGGCGCCTTCCCCACGTCGAACAGTTGCTCGTCGGCCGCGAGGCGGACGAAGCGGTCTTCCGGCAGGTCGCTGACGCACTGCTCGACGGTGCGGCCGGCCAGGGCGAGAACGACTTCAAGATCCCGCTTGCGCGTCGCGCGATCGTGCGGGCGCTGTCGCAGGCCGCGGCCGGTACGCCGCAGTCACAAACCGACAAACGCGTCGCCTGA
- a CDS encoding (2Fe-2S)-binding protein, with translation MATISKPAAPGDVEPLDISLTINGERQAFTVLPWVTLLDLLRDHADFTGTKKGCDHGQCGACTVLVGDRRINSCLRLAVMHDGDNIITIEGMGDGDALHPLQQAFLDHDAFQCGYCTPGQICSAQGLINEGRARSREEIRELMSGNLCRCGAYTNIADAIEQVLGERA, from the coding sequence ATGGCCACCATTTCCAAACCCGCGGCCCCTGGCGACGTCGAACCTCTCGATATCAGCCTCACCATCAACGGCGAACGGCAGGCGTTCACGGTCCTGCCCTGGGTAACGCTGCTCGATCTGCTGCGCGATCATGCCGATTTCACGGGCACGAAGAAGGGCTGCGATCATGGCCAGTGCGGTGCCTGTACCGTGCTGGTCGGCGACCGCCGGATCAACAGCTGCCTGCGTCTTGCGGTGATGCATGATGGCGATAACATCATAACGATCGAGGGGATGGGCGATGGGGATGCGCTGCATCCGCTGCAACAGGCGTTTTTGGACCACGACGCCTTCCAGTGCGGCTATTGCACGCCGGGCCAGATCTGCTCGGCCCAGGGGCTGATCAACGAAGGCCGTGCCCGAAGCCGGGAGGAGATACGCGAGCTCATGAGCGGCAATCTTTGTCGCTGCGGCGCGTATACGAACATCGCCGACGCCATCGAGCAGGTTTTGGGAGAGCGAGCATGA
- a CDS encoding SDR family oxidoreductase, with amino-acid sequence MPHRPLSDQVFVITGASSGIGLLTARKAAGAGARVFLISRNDAALRAIVQEVEADGGRAAYAVADVGEREALQRAASCAIAAFGRIDTWVSNAGVAIYAPLLATPLEEHERLFRTNYFGAVNSAQVAVPYLTASGGALVTIGSIAGDMPSPVMGAYTASKHAIHAFVASLRIELKAARSPVRVTLIKPSGMTTPIAMHAANHEDGQARIPPPPYDPALVADAILYTATHNVRALTVGGIGRLEVLFASHFPALFERLAPLVGPFLVDRSKPATQGDNLFGPGTDGEARSRNEEGRRSSLTLAARTRPHAAAALVGGAAVILGGLFLRNRRS; translated from the coding sequence ATGCCGCACCGACCGCTTTCCGATCAGGTCTTCGTCATCACTGGCGCGAGCTCTGGCATCGGCCTGCTTACCGCGCGCAAGGCGGCAGGGGCCGGCGCGCGCGTGTTCCTCATCAGCCGGAATGACGCGGCCCTGCGCGCGATCGTGCAGGAGGTCGAGGCGGACGGTGGCCGGGCGGCTTACGCTGTCGCCGATGTCGGGGAGCGCGAGGCGCTGCAGCGCGCGGCCTCCTGCGCCATAGCGGCCTTCGGCCGCATCGACACATGGGTCAGCAACGCGGGGGTCGCCATCTATGCGCCGCTGCTCGCCACGCCATTGGAGGAACATGAGCGATTGTTCCGCACCAACTATTTCGGGGCGGTCAACAGCGCGCAGGTCGCCGTGCCCTATCTCACGGCAAGCGGCGGCGCGCTCGTTACGATCGGCTCGATTGCCGGCGACATGCCTTCGCCTGTCATGGGCGCCTATACTGCCTCCAAGCATGCGATCCACGCCTTCGTCGCCTCGCTGCGGATCGAACTCAAGGCCGCGCGATCGCCGGTGCGGGTGACGCTGATCAAGCCGTCGGGCATGACCACGCCGATCGCGATGCATGCCGCCAATCACGAGGACGGCCAAGCGCGGATCCCGCCGCCGCCTTATGATCCGGCGCTCGTGGCCGATGCCATACTCTATACCGCGACCCACAATGTTCGTGCCCTCACGGTCGGCGGCATCGGACGGCTGGAGGTGTTGTTCGCCAGCCATTTTCCGGCGCTGTTCGAGCGTCTCGCGCCGCTCGTCGGGCCTTTTCTCGTCGATCGCTCGAAGCCCGCGACGCAAGGTGACAATCTTTTCGGGCCCGGCACTGATGGCGAGGCACGCTCGCGCAACGAGGAAGGGCGCCGATCGAGCCTAACCCTGGCGGCACGGACACGGCCACACGCGGCTGCGGCGCTCGTCGGCGGGGCTGCTGTGATCCTGGGCGGCCTGTTCCTGCGCAATCGGCGATCCTAG
- a CDS encoding catalase family protein, with the protein MPQPVLFSPDVETPEPEEAETSMAIDRELHRILETTSQDYGHAVRSVHAKSHGLLEGMLILFDGLPAELAQGIAVRPGHHKVVLRISTNAGDILPDSVSLPRGMAIKILGVEGERLPGSEDASTQDIIMVNGPAFSAPRAKDFLANLKLLARTTDKAERSKKALSAVLRGTEAVIEALGGESAKIKQLGGHPVTHPLGETFYSQTAFRFGDHIAKFSLAPVSPHLVALKDQPVDLAGRDNGLREEVNAVIAAHGAEWELRVQLCTDLEAMPVEDATVVWDEAQSPFRAIGRIVVEPQPGWNDEKARRIDDGLAFSPWHGLAAHQPLGVINRVRRSAYPMSANYRSAYNRCPIHEPSA; encoded by the coding sequence ATGCCGCAGCCGGTTCTGTTCTCCCCCGATGTCGAGACGCCTGAGCCGGAGGAAGCGGAGACCAGCATGGCGATCGACCGGGAACTGCACAGGATCCTCGAGACGACCTCGCAGGATTATGGGCACGCGGTGCGAAGCGTGCATGCCAAGAGCCACGGCCTGCTTGAAGGTATGCTCATCTTGTTCGACGGCTTGCCGGCCGAACTTGCCCAGGGCATCGCCGTCCGCCCCGGCCACCACAAGGTCGTGCTGCGCATCTCGACGAACGCCGGCGACATCCTTCCCGACAGCGTCTCCCTGCCGCGCGGGATGGCGATCAAGATCCTGGGCGTCGAAGGCGAGCGGCTTCCAGGTTCCGAGGATGCCAGCACGCAGGACATCATCATGGTCAACGGACCGGCCTTCTCGGCGCCTCGAGCCAAGGACTTTCTCGCCAATCTGAAACTGCTCGCCAGGACCACGGACAAGGCGGAACGCAGCAAGAAGGCGCTGTCAGCCGTCCTGCGCGGCACAGAAGCGGTGATCGAAGCCCTTGGCGGCGAGAGCGCTAAGATCAAACAACTGGGCGGTCACCCTGTCACGCATCCGCTCGGCGAAACCTTCTACAGCCAGACCGCCTTTCGGTTCGGCGACCATATCGCGAAATTTTCGCTCGCTCCTGTGTCGCCGCACCTCGTTGCACTGAAAGACCAGCCGGTCGATTTGGCGGGCCGGGACAATGGCTTGCGCGAAGAAGTAAACGCGGTGATCGCCGCCCACGGCGCGGAATGGGAATTGCGCGTGCAGTTGTGCACCGATCTCGAGGCGATGCCCGTAGAGGATGCCACAGTGGTCTGGGACGAAGCTCAAAGCCCATTCCGCGCGATCGGCCGGATTGTCGTCGAGCCCCAGCCTGGCTGGAACGACGAGAAGGCCAGGCGCATCGACGACGGGCTTGCGTTCAGTCCATGGCATGGCCTTGCCGCTCACCAGCCACTCGGCGTCATCAATCGCGTCCGGCGCAGCGCCTATCCGATGTCGGCCAATTACCGCTCCGCGTACAACCGCTGTCCGATTCACGAGCCGTCTGCCTGA
- the bktB gene encoding beta-ketothiolase BktB: protein MEDVVILAGTRTAIGDFGGSLKDVAPWQLGRIVISEAIARAGIAAEDVGHVVMGQVIQSEPRDAYLARIAAIASGIPDRTPALTLNRLCGSSVQAIISAAQMIALGECEIAVAGGAESMSQSPYVTKAMRWGRRLGDEVMVDALSAVLTDPFGAGHMGVTAENVAERHAISREAQDALAAQSHARAARAIAEGRFKSQIVAVEVRERGKARSFDVDEHVRQDVSSESLASLKPIFKPEGGTVTAGNASGINDGGAAVILASERTARARGLQPMGRVVAWGHAGVAPEVMGLGPVEAVPIALARAGLTLTDMDVIEANEAFAAQACAVSKLLSFDPEKVNPNGSGIGLGHPVGATGAMLTVKALYELTRTGGRYALVTMCIGGGQGIAMIIERLGPRLL from the coding sequence TTGGAAGACGTTGTGATTCTGGCCGGTACGCGAACGGCGATCGGCGACTTTGGTGGTAGCCTGAAGGACGTCGCGCCCTGGCAGCTTGGCCGTATCGTCATTTCCGAGGCGATCGCCCGCGCCGGGATCGCTGCCGAGGACGTCGGCCATGTCGTCATGGGGCAGGTGATCCAGAGCGAGCCGCGCGACGCCTATCTCGCTCGCATCGCGGCGATCGCGTCCGGCATCCCCGACCGGACGCCGGCGCTCACCTTGAACCGGCTATGCGGATCGAGTGTGCAGGCGATCATTTCCGCGGCGCAGATGATCGCCCTTGGAGAATGCGAGATTGCTGTGGCCGGGGGCGCGGAGAGCATGAGCCAGTCGCCTTATGTCACCAAGGCGATGCGCTGGGGACGGCGCCTGGGCGACGAGGTGATGGTTGACGCACTGAGCGCGGTTCTGACCGATCCGTTCGGCGCCGGGCATATGGGGGTCACCGCCGAGAATGTCGCCGAGCGCCACGCGATCAGCCGCGAGGCGCAGGATGCGCTAGCCGCGCAAAGCCATGCCCGAGCGGCCCGGGCGATCGCGGAAGGTCGCTTCAAGTCGCAGATCGTGGCGGTCGAAGTAAGGGAGCGGGGAAAAGCCAGGTCGTTCGACGTCGACGAGCATGTCCGTCAGGACGTGTCCTCCGAAAGTCTGGCATCGCTCAAGCCGATTTTCAAACCCGAGGGCGGTACCGTCACGGCCGGCAATGCGAGCGGCATCAACGACGGCGGCGCGGCCGTGATCCTCGCGTCGGAGCGGACGGCGCGAGCACGCGGTTTGCAGCCCATGGGGCGGGTCGTCGCCTGGGGGCATGCGGGCGTCGCGCCGGAAGTCATGGGTCTGGGCCCGGTCGAAGCCGTACCGATCGCTCTGGCCCGTGCCGGGCTAACTCTGACCGACATGGATGTCATCGAGGCGAATGAAGCTTTCGCAGCCCAGGCCTGCGCCGTGAGCAAATTGCTGAGTTTCGACCCGGAGAAGGTCAATCCCAACGGGAGCGGGATTGGTCTTGGCCATCCGGTGGGCGCGACCGGAGCCATGTTGACGGTAAAGGCGCTCTATGAGCTGACCCGCACCGGCGGCCGCTACGCCCTCGTGACCATGTGCATCGGCGGTGGGCAGGGGATCGCGATGATCATCGAGCGGCTGGGTCCAAGGCTTTTGTGA